A portion of the Deinococcus hopiensis KR-140 genome contains these proteins:
- a CDS encoding NAD(P)-dependent oxidoreductase: MTDGPHTAFQELLPPLSAHEASVEANRCLYCYDAPCLQACPTHIDIPTFIRKIATGNLRGSARTILEANFLGGTCGRVCPVQELCEGACVLGPDHKAIAIGRLQRYAVDHVQERGIQVFQPGPEQGARVAVVGGGPAGISAAAELAKLGYEVTLLEKRELAGGLSTYGIVVLREPVEVALREVQALRDLGVDIQTNRELTGKADLQTLLDIYDAVFLALGLGAVPAVGIPGEEAITDGLTFIEASKMDPANIGVGRTVTVIGAGNTAIDAATIARRAGAQVTMVYRRGEREMTAYRHEYEFALHEGVQFRFYAQPVRVLTNEAGVVLGLECLEVALGEPDVSGRPRPVAVPGSEFVLPCDQVISAIGQEKPTLARTLDLELEGGYVRVDDDLRTNLPRVYAGGDWVRVRGSASTVMAVQDGKIAAAAIHRDIAARRAERSPSAASLSVTPEPEALHG; encoded by the coding sequence GTGACCGACGGCCCCCATACCGCCTTCCAGGAACTGCTCCCCCCCCTCAGCGCCCACGAGGCCAGCGTTGAGGCCAACCGCTGCCTGTACTGCTACGACGCGCCGTGCTTGCAGGCGTGCCCCACGCACATCGATATACCCACCTTTATCCGGAAGATCGCCACCGGCAACTTACGCGGCAGCGCGCGCACGATTCTGGAAGCCAATTTTCTAGGAGGCACCTGCGGGCGCGTCTGTCCAGTGCAGGAGCTGTGCGAAGGGGCCTGCGTTCTTGGCCCCGACCACAAGGCCATCGCCATCGGACGGCTGCAACGCTACGCCGTGGACCACGTGCAGGAACGCGGTATACAGGTCTTTCAGCCAGGTCCGGAGCAGGGAGCGCGGGTGGCTGTGGTCGGCGGCGGTCCAGCGGGGATCAGCGCCGCCGCCGAACTCGCCAAGCTCGGTTACGAAGTCACGCTGCTGGAAAAACGTGAACTGGCTGGAGGCCTCTCGACCTACGGCATCGTTGTGCTGCGCGAACCGGTGGAAGTGGCCCTGCGCGAAGTCCAGGCCCTGCGCGACCTGGGCGTCGACATTCAGACGAACCGGGAACTGACGGGGAAAGCCGATCTGCAAACGCTGCTGGACATCTACGACGCGGTCTTCCTCGCCCTCGGCCTGGGCGCTGTTCCGGCTGTGGGCATTCCGGGCGAGGAGGCGATCACCGACGGCCTCACCTTTATCGAGGCGAGCAAGATGGACCCGGCCAATATCGGTGTGGGACGCACCGTTACCGTCATTGGTGCGGGGAACACCGCCATTGACGCCGCCACCATCGCCCGCCGCGCTGGAGCGCAGGTCACGATGGTCTACCGCCGGGGCGAGCGGGAGATGACCGCTTACCGCCACGAGTACGAATTCGCGCTGCACGAGGGCGTCCAGTTCCGCTTCTACGCCCAGCCGGTACGGGTCCTCACGAACGAGGCCGGCGTTGTTCTGGGCCTGGAATGCTTGGAGGTCGCTCTTGGCGAGCCCGACGTCTCGGGCCGTCCACGGCCGGTCGCGGTGCCCGGCAGTGAGTTCGTCCTGCCGTGCGATCAGGTGATCAGCGCAATCGGCCAGGAGAAACCTACGCTGGCCCGCACGCTCGACCTCGAGCTGGAAGGCGGATACGTCCGGGTGGACGACGATCTGCGCACCAACCTGCCCCGGGTGTATGCGGGCGGCGACTGGGTGCGCGTGCGTGGCAGCGCAAGCACCGTCATGGCTGTGCAGGACGGCAAGATCGCGGCGGCGGCCATCCACCGCGATATCGCCGCGCGGCGCGCTGAGCGGTCTCCGAGCGCCGCGTCCCTGAGCGTCACCCCCGAACCGGAGGCCCTGCATGGCTGA